From the Purpureocillium takamizusanense chromosome 6, complete sequence genome, one window contains:
- the SSN3 gene encoding [Pyruvate dehydrogenase (acetyl-transferring)] kinase (EggNog:ENOG503NVFR~COG:K), giving the protein MPLRLRHGGPPRLSTASSFSSSSASSSPTHRYPDTGSPGFTPRARVTEKYRIVGFISSGTYGRVYKAVSRTTSSTRAAAPATSSQSQASSGGGNGSSAPSSAGGFVGAEVAIKKFKPDKEGEQISYTGISQSAIREMSLCSELRHNNVIGLVEIILEDKCIFMVFDYAEHDLLQIIHHHTQQPRHPIPPATVKSIMFQLLNGCQYLHTSWVLHRDLKPANIMVTSAGEVKIGDLGLARRFDKPLHSLFSGDKVVVTIWYRAPELILGSYHYTPAIDMWAVGCIFAELLSLRPIFKGEEAKMDSKKTVPFQRNQMQKIVDIMGLPSRDKWPLLPTMPEYNQLGTLQSPTTHAHHSSHHHHQQHHHHHQSGRGYSTSSPSAGGGGGSSSSSNLEKWYYNTISNATNPPSSTTSTSASSSSSNAPLTTLGPEGYRLLAGLLEYDPSKRLTAAQALQSALFSTGDRVTTNAFEGLKVEYPHRRVSQDDNDIRTSSLPGTKRSGLPDDSLLRPSKRVKD; this is encoded by the coding sequence ATGCCGCTTCGTCTGCGACATGGCGGGCCCCCGCGCCTCTCCACCGCGTCGTCCTTTTCCTCttcgtccgcctcgtcgtcaccgactCACAGGTATCCAGACACGGGCTCCCCCGGCTTCaccccgcgcgcccgcgtcaCCGAAAAGTACCGCATCGTGGGCTTCATAAGCAGCGGCACCTACGGGCGCGTGTACAAGGCCGTGAGCCGCACCACGTCATCGactcgtgccgccgcccccgcgacATCGTCACAGTCACAAGCCAgtagtggcggcggcaatggcagcagcgcaccgtcgtcggcgggcggcttcgtcggcgccgaAGTGGCCATCAAAAAGTTCAAGCCCGACAAGGAGGGCGAGCAAATCTCGTACACGGGCATCTCGCAGTCGGCCATCCGCGAGATGAGCCTCTGCTCCGAGCTCCGCCACAACAacgtcatcggcctcgtcgagatcatcctcgaggacaagTGCATCTTCATGGTCTTCGACTACGCCGAGCACGACCTGCTGCAAatcatccaccaccacacccagcagccgcgccacCCCATCCCCCCGGCCACGGTCAAGAGCATCATGTTCCAGCTGCTCAACGGCTGCCAGTACCTGCACACCTCGTGGGTCCTGCACCGCGACCTCAAGCCCGCCAACATCATGGTCAcctcggccggcgaggtcaagATTGGCGACCTGgggctcgcccgccgcttcGACAAACCCCTGCACTCGCTCTTCAGCGGCGACAAGGTTGTCGTCACCATCTGGTACCGCGCCCCCGAGCTCATCCTCGGCAGCTACCACTACACCCCAGCCATCGACATGTGGGCCGTCGGCTGCATcttcgccgagctgctgtcCCTGCGGCCCATCttcaagggcgaggaggccaagatGGACAGCAAGAAGACGGTCCCCTTTCAGCGCAACCAGATGCAGAAGATTGTCGACATCATGGGCCTTCCCTCGCGCGACAAGTGGCCCCTCCTGCCCACCATGCCCGAGTACAACCAGCTCGGCACCCTGCAGtctcccaccacccacgcGCACCacagcagccaccaccaccatcagcagcaccatcaccatcaccaatCCGGCCGCGGCTACTCGACGTCTTCGCCctctgctggcggcggtggcggcagcagtagcagctCCAATCTCGAAAAGTGGTACTACAACACCATTTCCAACGCCACCAACCCGCCCTCGTcaaccacctccacctccgcctcctcctcttcctccaacGCGCCGCTCACGACCCTCGGCCCCGAGGGCtaccgcctcctcgccggcctaCTCGAGTACGATCCGTCCAAGCGCCTCActgccgcccaggccctgCAGTCGGCCCTCTTCAGCACCGGCGACCGCGTCACCACCAACGCCTTTGAGGGCCTCAAGGTCGAGTACCCCCACCGCAGGGTCAGCcaggacgacaacgacatcCGTACCAGCAGCCTCCCCGGCACCAAGCGCAGCGGCCTGCCCGACGACTCGCTCCTGCGGCCCAGCAAGCGCGTCAAGGACTGA
- the SSN3 gene encoding [Pyruvate dehydrogenase (acetyl-transferring)] kinase (EggNog:ENOG503NVFR~COG:K), translated as MSTAASGPGSGGPAARVGHGQKRSVQAAFEDTGSPGFTPRARVTEKYRIVGFISSGTYGRVYKAVSRTTSSTRAAAPATSSQSQASSGGGNGSSAPSSAGGFVGAEVAIKKFKPDKEGEQISYTGISQSAIREMSLCSELRHNNVIGLVEIILEDKCIFMVFDYAEHDLLQIIHHHTQQPRHPIPPATVKSIMFQLLNGCQYLHTSWVLHRDLKPANIMVTSAGEVKIGDLGLARRFDKPLHSLFSGDKVVVTIWYRAPELILGSYHYTPAIDMWAVGCIFAELLSLRPIFKGEEAKMDSKKTVPFQRNQMQKIVDIMGLPSRDKWPLLPTMPEYNQLGTLQSPTTHAHHSSHHHHQQHHHHHQSGRGYSTSSPSAGGGGGSSSSSNLEKWYYNTISNATNPPSSTTSTSASSSSSNAPLTTLGPEGYRLLAGLLEYDPSKRLTAAQALQSALFSTGDRVTTNAFEGLKVEYPHRRVSQDDNDIRTSSLPGTKRSGLPDDSLLRPSKRVKD; from the exons ATGAGCACTGCGGCGTCGGGCCCGGGCTCTGGCGGGCCGGCAGCGCGTGTCGGGCATGGCCAGAAGCGGAGCGTGCAGGCTGCCTTTGAGG ACACGGGCTCCCCCGGCTTCaccccgcgcgcccgcgtcaCCGAAAAGTACCGCATCGTGGGCTTCATAAGCAGCGGCACCTACGGGCGCGTGTACAAGGCCGTGAGCCGCACCACGTCATCGactcgtgccgccgcccccgcgacATCGTCACAGTCACAAGCCAgtagtggcggcggcaatggcagcagcgcaccgtcgtcggcgggcggcttcgtcggcgccgaAGTGGCCATCAAAAAGTTCAAGCCCGACAAGGAGGGCGAGCAAATCTCGTACACGGGCATCTCGCAGTCGGCCATCCGCGAGATGAGCCTCTGCTCCGAGCTCCGCCACAACAacgtcatcggcctcgtcgagatcatcctcgaggacaagTGCATCTTCATGGTCTTCGACTACGCCGAGCACGACCTGCTGCAAatcatccaccaccacacccagcagccgcgccacCCCATCCCCCCGGCCACGGTCAAGAGCATCATGTTCCAGCTGCTCAACGGCTGCCAGTACCTGCACACCTCGTGGGTCCTGCACCGCGACCTCAAGCCCGCCAACATCATGGTCAcctcggccggcgaggtcaagATTGGCGACCTGgggctcgcccgccgcttcGACAAACCCCTGCACTCGCTCTTCAGCGGCGACAAGGTTGTCGTCACCATCTGGTACCGCGCCCCCGAGCTCATCCTCGGCAGCTACCACTACACCCCAGCCATCGACATGTGGGCCGTCGGCTGCATcttcgccgagctgctgtcCCTGCGGCCCATCttcaagggcgaggaggccaagatGGACAGCAAGAAGACGGTCCCCTTTCAGCGCAACCAGATGCAGAAGATTGTCGACATCATGGGCCTTCCCTCGCGCGACAAGTGGCCCCTCCTGCCCACCATGCCCGAGTACAACCAGCTCGGCACCCTGCAGtctcccaccacccacgcGCACCacagcagccaccaccaccatcagcagcaccatcaccatcaccaatCCGGCCGCGGCTACTCGACGTCTTCGCCctctgctggcggcggtggcggcagcagtagcagctCCAATCTCGAAAAGTGGTACTACAACACCATTTCCAACGCCACCAACCCGCCCTCGTcaaccacctccacctccgcctcctcctcttcctccaacGCGCCGCTCACGACCCTCGGCCCCGAGGGCtaccgcctcctcgccggcctaCTCGAGTACGATCCGTCCAAGCGCCTCActgccgcccaggccctgCAGTCGGCCCTCTTCAGCACCGGCGACCGCGTCACCACCAACGCCTTTGAGGGCCTCAAGGTCGAGTACCCCCACCGCAGGGTCAGCcaggacgacaacgacatcCGTACCAGCAGCCTCCCCGGCACCAAGCGCAGCGGCCTGCCCGACGACTCGCTCCTGCGGCCCAGCAAGCGCGTCAAGGACTGA
- the ARP2 gene encoding Arp2/3 complex subunit, actin nucleation center (EggNog:ENOG503NU86~BUSCO:EOG09262MEK~COG:Z) codes for MGPPPIVLDGGTGFLKVGYAAQNFPEHQFPSIVGRPILRSEERFSGSGGAEDVVIKDIMCGDEAAAARNMLQISYPMENGIVKKWDDMQHLWDYTFFDKLKVDTQGQKILLTEPPMNPLKNREQMCEVMFDRYGFGGVYVAIQAVLALYAQGLSSGVVVDSGDGVTHIVPVYESVVLNHLTKRLDVAGRDVTRNLIKLLLRRGYALNRTADFETVRQIKEKLCYVSYDLELDKRLSEDTTTLVEDYTLPDGRVIRVGSERFEAPECLFQPHLVDSESPGLGEFLFNTIQSADVDIRASLFKAIVLSGGSSMYPGLPSRLEKELKQLWLTRALRGDPERLGKFKVRIEDPPRRRHMVFLGGAVLANIMADNESMWVTKAEWEEQGARVLEKLGPR; via the exons ATGGGCCCCCCTCCGATTG tcctcgacggcggcaccggctTCCTCAAGGTCGGCTACGCGGCGCAAAACTTCCCCGAGCACCAGTTCCCGTccatcgtcggccggccgATCCTGCGGTCCGAGGAGCGCTTCTCGggctctggcggcgccgaagaTGTGGTCATCAAGGACATCAtgtgcggcgacgaggcggcggcggcgcgcaacaTGCTCCAGATCAGCTACCCGATGGagaacggcatcgtcaagaAGTGGGACGACATGCAGCACCTCTGGGACTACACCTTCttcgacaagctcaaggtgGACACGCAGGGCCAGAAGATTCTGCTCACGGAGCCGCCCATGAACCCGCTCAAGAACCGCGAGCAAATGTGCGAGGTCATGTTTGACCGGTACGGCTTCGGGGGTGTGTACGTGGCCATTCAGGCGGTGTTGGCACTCTACGCGCAGG GCCTCagctcgggcgtcgtcgtcgactcgggCGATGGCGTAACGCACATTGTGCCCGTGTACGAGTCGGTGGTGCTCAACCACCTGACGAAGCGGCTCGACGTGGCGGGCCGCGACGTGACGCGCAACCTcatcaagctgctgctgcgccgtggtTACGCGCTCAACCGCACGGCCGACTTCGAGACGGTGCGGCAgatcaaggagaagctctgCTACGTGTCGTACGACCTGGAGCTGGACAAGCGGCTGAGCGAGgacacgacgacgctggTGGAGGACTACACGCTgccggacgggcgggtgATTCGCGTGGGCAGCGAGCGGTTCGAGGCGCCCGAGTGTCTCTTCCAGCCGCACCTGGTGGACAGCGAGTCGCCAGGGCTGGGCGAGTTCCTCTTCAACACGATCCAGTcggccgacgtggacatCCGGGCGTCGCTCTTCAAGGCCATTGTGCtgtcgggcggcagcagcatgtaCCCGGGcctgccgtcgcggctgGAGAAGGAACTCAAGCAGCTGTGGCTGACGCGggccctgcgcggcgaccCGGAGAGGCTGGGCAAGTTCAAGGTGCGGATAGAGgacccgccgcggcggcggcacatgGTGTttctgggcggcgccgtgctggccaaCATCATGGCGGACAATGAAAGCATGTGGGTGACCAAGGCGGAGTGGGAGGAGCAGGGAGCGCGTgtgctggagaagctggggCCGCGATAG
- the DCG1 gene encoding dal80p-controlled protein (COG:E~EggNog:ENOG503P15C) produces the protein MAQQQQQTGSPPRPRILLLNPNSNTGMTESMAAVARSTPVSPFLDIVPYTCASGTCPSIDNQHDIDASARSIWRDIRVERTVDPRDYDAVLVACFSVHPLVRELAAADALLHLPAPTNEDDRGGSSSRAPPLVTGIFEAGVHAAVTLVNSISGRDGDSDGDRAAQWGIITTGEFWEAHLTEGVGAATAGGAARFAGTFSTGLTAGQMHSMSADEVRERLAVAARRLLLQQGGEGRGSGSVRCIVMGCGGMAGLEDTIRETARELHGDDVADGLYIIDGVKAGVMYLYQVLASRKMYSARKS, from the exons ATggcgcaacagcagcagcagaccgGCAGtcctccgcggccgcggatcCTGCTCCTCAACCCCAACTCCAACACGGGCATGACCgagtccatggccgccgtcgcgcgatccacgcccgtctcgcca TTCCTCGACATCGTCCCCTACACCTGCGCATCCGGCACCTGCCCCAGCATCGACAACCAGCACGACATCGACGCCAGCGCGCGGAGCATCTGGCGCGACATACGCGTCGAAAGGACCGTCGACCCGCGTGACTATGATGCCGTTCTCGTGGCCTGCTTCAGCGTCCATCCGCTCGtgcgcgagctcgccgcTGCAGACGCCCTCCTTCACCTCCCCGCCCCTACCAACGAAGACGACCGCGGAGGTAGCAGTAGCAGGGCCCCGCCTCTCGTGACGGGCATCTTCGAGGCGGGCGTACACGCGGCCGTCACGCTCGTGAACAGCATCAGCGGTCGTGACGGTGACAGTGACGGCGACCGCGCGGCGCAATggggcatcatcaccacggGCGAGTTCTGGGAGGCGCACCTaaccgagggcgtcggcgccgcgacggcggggggaGCGGCGCGGTTCGCGGGCACCTTCTCGACGGGGCTCACGGCGGGGCAGATGCACAGCAtgtccgccgacgaggtcagggagcggctggccgtggcggcgaggcggctgctACTGCAGCAGGGGGGCGAAGGtcgcggcagtggcagcgtGCGGTGCATCGTTATGGGCTGCGGTGgcatggctgggctggagGACACGATTCGCGAGACGGCCCGCGAgctgcacggcgacgacgtggccgaTGGGCTGTACATCATAGACGGCGTCAAGGCGGGCGTCATGTACCTGTACCAGGTGCTGGCGAGCAGAAAGATGTATAGCGCTCGCAAGTCATAG
- the HGT20 gene encoding Bifunctional purine biosynthesis protein PurH (EggNog:ENOG503NWPR~COG:P~TransMembrane:12 (i12-33o85-108i120-140o146-163i175-197o203-224i312-336o342-365i377-400o406-430i442-461o473-492i)): MANRGVRQCLSDITFYLVAIIVIATLGPLQFGFHLAELNAPQDVITCRKTSISTAARLVSWIHSSKPKEPPATGLLPDCIPMTEAAFATVSSVFTIGGLVGALCAGPLSSRRGRLPAMRATAICYVLGAVVETFAGRVWLLALGRLLAGLGAGASTVIVPLYISEVSPPDERGLFGAMTQVSINVGILGTQTLGYFLSHGAAWRWILAAGAGVAFAQAVGLLAVPESPAWMAAHGDPVKAKATLQRIRGRGSDIQSEAAAWDHERRSSNDEEEGLLATPDAAPSSPRSVRSHKAPVHLGFLQVVADPLYRPAIVAVVGIMVAQQFCGINSIIMYSVSLLADLLPVSSALLTILISVVNLGMTIACSPLPDRLGRKTCLLLSIIGQGTSSLVLAFAIVYGVKLLSAIAVLFFVAFFAVGLGPVPFIMASELVGQEAVGATQSWCLAANYVATFIVAQFFPIVNTALNDALGGKGWVYFLFAALAAVSAVFVSWRVPETRGKRDADEVWSRTRRLD, encoded by the exons atggcaAACCGCGGCGTGAGGCAGTGCCTCTCCGACATCACCTTTTatctcgtcgccatcatcgtcattgCCACCCTCGGCCCCCTGCAGTTTGGCTTCCATCTT GCTGAGCTCAACGCCCCGCAAGATGTCATCACCTGCCGCAAAACGTccatctcgacggccgcccgcctcgtctcgtGGATCCATTCCTCCAAGCCCAAGGAGCCCCCCGCCACCGGCCTGCTCCCCGACTGCATCCCCATGACTGAGGCCGCCTTCGCCACCGTCTCCTCCGTTTTCACcatcggcgggctcgtcggcgccctctgcgcggggcccttgtcgtcgcgccgcggccgcctgcctgccatgcgCGCCACTGCCATATGCTACGTCCtgggtgccgtcgtcgagacctttgccggccgcgtctggctcctcgccctcggccgcctgctcgccggcctcggcgccggcgcgtccACCGTCATTGTCCCGCTCTACATCAGCGAGGTGTCCCcgcccgacgagcgcggcctGTTCGGGGCCATGACCCAGGTGTCCATCAACGTGGGCATCCTCGGCACCCAGACGCTGGGCTACTTCCtcagccacggcgccgcctggcgctggatcctcgccgcgggtgccggcgtcgccttcgcccaggctgtcggcctgctggccgtgcCCGAGAGTCCggcatggatggcggcgcacGGGGACCcggtcaaggccaaggccacgCTGCAGCGCATCCGTGGCAGGGGCTCCGACATTCagagcgaggcggccgcaTGGGACCACGAGCGCCGCAGCtccaacgacgaggaggagggccttCTAGCAACACCGGACGCGGCGCCTTCGTCACCGAGGTCGGTTCGGTCGCACAAGGCCCCCGTGCACCTGGGCTTCCTGCAGGTCGTTGCCGACCCGCTGTACCGGCCGGCcattgtcgccgtcgtcggcatcatgGTGGCGCAGCAGTTCTGCGGCATCAACAGCATCATCATGTACTCGGTCTCCCTGCTGGCCGACCTGCTGCCggtctcgtcggcgctgctcaCCATTCTCATCTCCGTCGTCAACCTCGGCATGACCAttgcctgctcgccgctgccggaccGCCTCGGGCGCAAGACgtgcctgctgctgtccaTCATCGGCCAGGGCACCAGCTCCTTGGTGCTGGCCTTTGCCATCGTCTACGGCGTGAAGCTGCTGTCGGCCATTGCGGTGCTCTTCTTCGTGGCCTTTTTCGCCGTCGGCCTAGGCCCCGTGCCGTTCATCATGGCGTCGGAGCTGGTTGGGCAGGAGGCCGTGGGCGCGACGCAGAGCTGGTGCCTGGCGGCCAACTACGTGGCGACCTTTATCGTCGCCCAGTTCTTCCCCATTGTCAACACGGCGCTCAacgacgcgctcggcggcaagggctggGTGTACTTTTTgttcgccgcgctggcggccgtgtcggccgtcttcgtctcgTGGCGGGTGCCCGAGACGAGGGGCAAGagagacgccgacgaggtctGGAGCAGGACGCGGCGGTTGGACTAG
- a CDS encoding Glutathione transferase (EggNog:ENOG503Q5X2~COG:O), whose amino-acid sequence MYALYIGNKRYSSWSMRPWVLLRALDIPFDEKLHFFKPGQAQPEFKAFSPSAKVPCLHDTDTNTNNQDNNGNGVVVWDSLAIAEYLAERHPGVWPSDRAARAFARCAAAEMHSSFAAVRDECSMNVALRIELPRPLSEPLRRDLARLGALFAEGLERFGGPYLAGAAFTAADAFFAPVASRCQTYGIRFDDEPRAQAYVDALLAHPAVRAWIEQGIRETEREPYHEEDCVRGRKVLEDLAK is encoded by the coding sequence ATGTACGCCCTCTACATCGGCAACAAGCGCTACTCGTCGTGGTCGATGCGGCCCTGGGTCCTGCTCAGGGCACTCGACATCCCCTTTGACGAGAAGCTGCACTTTTTCAAGCCCGGCCAGGCGCAGCCCGAGTTCAAGGCCTTTtcgccgtcggccaaggTGCCGTGCCTGCACGACACGGACACGAACACGAACAACCAGGacaacaacggcaacggcgtcgtcgtctgggactcgctcgccatcgccgagtacctcgccgagcgccaCCCGGGCGTCTGGCCCTCGGaccgcgcggcgcgggcctttgcgcgctgcgccgccgccgagatgcaCTCGTCCTTTGCCGCCGTGCGCGACGAGTGCAGCATGAACGTGGCCCTACGCAtcgagctgccgcgccccctgagcgagccgctgcgccgcgaccTGGCCCGCCTGggcgccctcttcgccgagggcctcgagcgctTCGGCGGGCCCTAcctcgcgggcgcggccttcaccgccgccgacgccttctTCGCCCCCGTGGCGTCGCGCTGCCAGACGTACGGCAtccgcttcgacgacgagccccgAGCGCAGGCCTacgtcgacgcgctgctcgcgcaCCCGGCCGTGCGGGCGTGGATCGAGCAGGGCATCCGCGAGACGGAGAGGGAGCCGTACCACGAGGAGGACTGCGTGCGCGGGAGGAAGGtgctcgaggacctggccaagTAG
- the MRF1 gene encoding Peptide chain release factor 1, mitochondrial (COG:J~EggNog:ENOG503NX8M): MLAAPWICRSCARALRRSVPRPLFARYASSSGSNDTTTAAEAATAAMIPPSALAPSLLRRAQALVAEHDALQRALSSGDDDAYAFDAAKARRAGELSRVAAALAACTAARASVAELAALAADPHGADPDLAAIAREDLAPEAARLDALERALSAALTPRHPFAHLPCMLEFRPGPGGLEGRYFTDSLFKMYRALCARRGYRANVLKYELADAAGDQSSSAGELPLQEAVLEVQDPGAYDEFRGEAGMHRVQRIPSTESKGRVHTSAVAVWVLPSFAENNNSGGAEAVDVDDPDSDFYVNPADVRVETMRARGAGGQHVNKTESAIRLTHAPTGTVVSMQDHRSQQRNREDAWKVLRSRVAAQRVERRQEDAARLRSSVLSRAQITRGDKIRTYNYGQDRCSDHRAGVDVHNLPDVLAGGETLDRVMGAAREWLVAREVEAVAAEEEAKQQQQQQQQKQ, translated from the exons aTGCTTGCGGCACCATGGATctgccgcagctgcgccCGGGCGCTGCGCCGCTCCGTGCCGCGCCCCTTGTTTGCTCGCTACGCCTCCAGCAGCGGTTCCAATG acaccaccaccgccgccgaagctgcAACGGCAGCCATGATCCCCCCCTCGGCTCTCGCCCccagcctcctccgccgcgcccaggccctcgtcgccgagcacgacgccCTACAGCGCGCCCTCAGCtccggcgatgacgacgcctaCGCCttcgacgcggccaaggcccggcgcgcgggcgagctctcgcgcgtcgccgccgccctcgccgcctgcaccgccgcccgcgcctccgtcgccgagctcgccgccctcgccgccgacccgcacggcgccgacccggacctcgccgccatcgcccgcgaggacctcgcccccgaggccgcgcgcctcgacgccctcgagcgcgccctctccgccgcgctCACCCCGCGCCACCCCTTCGCCCACCTCCCCTGCATGCTCGAGTTCAggcccggcccgggcgggctcgagggccGCTACTTCACCGACTCGCTCTTCAAGATGTACAGGGCGCTGTGCGCGCGCAGGGGGTACCGCGCCAACGTCCTCAAGtacgagctcgccgacgccgcgggcgaccagtcctcgtcggcgggcgagctgccccTCCAGGAGGCCGTGCTCGAGGTCCAGGACCCGGGCGCGTACGACGAGttccgcggcgaggcgggcatgCACCGCGTGCAGCGCATCCCCAGCACCGAGAGCAAGGGCCGCGTGCACACgtccgccgtggccgtctgGGTGCTGCCGTCGTTTGCGGAGAATAACAACTCGGGAGGAGCCGAGGCCgtggacgtcgacgacccggacAGCGACTTCTACGTCAACCCGGCCGACGTGCGCGTCGagacgatgcgcgcgcgcggcgccggcggccagcacgTCAACAAGACCGAGTCGGCTATCCGGCTTACGCACGCCCCCACGGGCACCGTCGTGTCCATGCAGGACCACCGCTCGCAGCAGCGCAACCGCGAGGACGCCTGGAAGGTGCTGCgctcgcgcgtcgccgcccagcgcgtcgagcgccgccaggaggacgccgcccgcctgcgcagCAGCGTCCTCAGCCGCGCCCAAATCACCCGCGGCGACAAGATTCGCACCTACAACTACGGCCAGGACCGCTGCTCCGAccaccgcgccggcgtcgacgtgcaTAACCTGCCCGAcgtgctggcgggcggggagaCGCTTGACAGGGTCAtgggcgcggcgagggagtggctcgtcgcgcgcgaggtggAGGCTGTGGCtgccgaggaggaagccaagcagcagcagcagcaacagcagcagaagcaatGA
- a CDS encoding uncharacterized protein (EggNog:ENOG503NZ38), whose protein sequence is MPHQHHNHAAQAPMLPPTSPLFNSAIFSPASSSALSSRPTTRDGSSISVDSLHLPPQSPPPPVPSAGAVPILAREPRKSSFGARKVSLGVSSSSSSAAAATAPTARRRGSSTTSVGSAASSNAVVTDAAAPPALPDYALAAAAKIHSQGQSQGRSPVSPDGGGTGNISYASQAAAPPGFVPLYSRSATASSSASGMAMIAPPTPLTGPSSLWQPSEASAIHQHIADVATKRISTLDYLRKAHEGRVYWFNTYLFDKPDLARMPCFDPRRLARKATNYLLLGLSIPTINDLYSSTPLEFLRSLNALLSEFDSFQQIHHSDSSAASSSASAAVSLTRARLPNMFRRPGGGKSRRSTSAADSPDDYGGSAGGFGNGGGGGGAGNSSNGGGSGNGYAHAGSGGGGSAGGSAPAVMNFAASESDLLPGEEYTYLLTPSLPFEPDFFETFATLCDVLIDCYSRFLALVPTPRECSGPVAELFSKADTRLRKIIVQGVVKEFEDHSRSHVRTEVASIGKVVLGGLM, encoded by the exons atgccGCACCAACACCACAACCATGCCGCCCAGGCAccgatgctgccgcccaccTCTCCCCTCTTCAACTCGGCCATCTTCTCCCCCGCGTCATCCTCCGCCCTCTCCTCGCGTCCGACCACGCGCGACGGTAGTAGCATCAGCGTCGACTCCCTACATCTCCCGCCGCAGTCGCCTCCGCCACCCGTGCCCTCGGCCGGAGCCGTTCccatcctcgcccgcgagccgCGCAAGTCCTCCTTTGGCGCGCGCAAGGTCTCCCTAGGCgtctcttcctcgtcctcctccgccgccgccgccaccgctccGACCGCCCGTCGCAGGGGTTCGTCAACCACGTCGgtcggcagcgccgcctcctccaacgCTGTCGtgaccgacgccgccgccccgcccgccctgcccgactacgctctcgccgccgcggccaagatCCATAGCCAGGGCCAGAGCCAGGGACGCAGTCCCGTcagccccgacggcggcggcaccggcaatATCAGCTACGCAAGTCAGGCCGCTGCTCCCCCGGGCTTCGTCCCTCTCTACAGCCGCTCCGCcacggcctcctcctccgcctccggcatggccatgatCGCTCCACCTACGCCCCTGACCGGGCCCAGCTCCCTGTGGCAGCCCAGCGAGGCCAGCGCCATCCACCAGCACATTGCCGACGTGGCCACCAAGCGCATATCGACTCTCGACTACCTGCGCAAGGC TCACGAAGGCCGCGTCTACTGGTTCAACACGTACCTCTTCGACAAGCCCGACCTCGCCCGCATGCCCTGCTTCGacccccgccgccttgcccgcaAGGCCACCAActacctcctcctcggcctctccATCCCGACCATCAACGACCTCTACTCCTCCACCCCGCTCGAGTTCCTGCGCTCCCTCAATGCCTTACTCTCCGAGTTCGACTCCTTCCAGCAGATTCACCACTCCgactcctcggccgcctcctcctccgcctccgctgcCGTCAGCCTCACCCGTGCCCGCCTCCCCAACATGTTCCGccgtcccggcggcggcaagtcgCGCCGCTCCACTTCGGCGGCCGACTCCCCCGACGACTACGGtggctcggccggcggcttcggcaatggcggtggcggcggaggtgcGGGGAATTCgtccaacggcggcggctcgggcaACGGGTACGCGCACGCGGggagcggtggcggcggcagcgcgggcggcagcgccccAGCCGTCATGAATTTTGCCGCCTCGGAGTCGGACCTCCTCCCCGGCGAGGAGTACACGTACCTGCTcacgccgtcgctgccgttcGAGCCCGACTTCTTCGAGACGTTTGCGACGCTGTGCGACGTGCTCATCGACTGCTACTcgcgcttcctcgccctcgtgcccACGCCCCGCGAGTGCtccggccccgtcgccgagctcttCTCCAAGGCCGACACGCGCCTGCGCAAGATCATCGTCCAGGGCGTCGTCAAGGAGTTTGAGGACCACAGCCGGTCCCACGTGCGCACCGAGGTGGCGAGCATCGGCAAGGTGGTGCTGGGGGGGCTCATGTGA